The following are from one region of the Phycisphaerales bacterium genome:
- a CDS encoding pitrilysin family protein, with amino-acid sequence MAIEIRELACGAVLLVESMAGVKSCALSWTLPAGAAAEPDDRLGIAGIAAEMAQRGAGGLSSREHADALDAAGVSRSLDTGVRTSRLSATFVGQDLTKAVPLLADLIVRPTMDEAAFAPARSLAIQELDALTDDPQEWVGVEAMAHHLPPPLNRSTYGTREGLEACTHADACEFIRTGFVPRGSIIALAGDIDPLMAQQTLDAALEGWWGQAAEPMARGLGERGVHHVDDDGAQVQIMVVREAPRDGTPDAACERLATAVLSGGMSGRLFSEVREKRGLCYAVHAAYTPEREAGWVSAYVGTTPDRAAESLEVLQAELNRIATSEGAPTAEEFERARVGLKSRIVFGGESTSARAGALANDYRKLARCRSLEERVAEIDAVTLDSLRDYLAGFDRGNPTILTLGPSLTAQEAKAEA; translated from the coding sequence ATGGCGATCGAGATCCGAGAACTTGCGTGCGGTGCCGTCCTGCTGGTCGAATCGATGGCGGGCGTCAAGAGCTGCGCGCTCAGTTGGACCCTGCCCGCCGGGGCGGCCGCCGAGCCTGACGATCGGCTGGGCATCGCGGGAATCGCGGCCGAAATGGCCCAACGCGGGGCGGGCGGCTTGAGCAGCCGGGAGCACGCCGACGCGCTCGACGCGGCCGGCGTGAGCCGCAGCCTGGATACGGGCGTTCGAACGAGTCGCTTGTCGGCCACGTTCGTCGGCCAGGACCTGACCAAGGCCGTGCCGTTGCTGGCCGACCTGATCGTCAGGCCGACGATGGACGAGGCGGCCTTCGCGCCCGCCAGAAGCCTTGCCATCCAGGAACTCGATGCGCTGACGGACGACCCGCAAGAGTGGGTGGGCGTCGAAGCCATGGCCCACCACCTGCCGCCGCCGTTGAATAGATCGACGTACGGAACGCGGGAGGGCCTGGAGGCGTGCACGCACGCCGACGCGTGCGAGTTCATCCGAACCGGCTTCGTGCCTCGGGGCAGCATCATCGCGCTGGCCGGCGACATCGATCCGCTGATGGCCCAGCAGACGTTGGATGCCGCCCTGGAAGGCTGGTGGGGCCAGGCCGCCGAGCCGATGGCGCGGGGCCTGGGCGAACGGGGCGTGCACCACGTGGACGACGATGGCGCCCAGGTCCAGATCATGGTCGTTCGAGAGGCGCCGCGAGATGGCACGCCGGACGCCGCCTGCGAGCGATTGGCTACCGCCGTGCTCAGCGGGGGCATGTCGGGGCGCCTGTTCAGCGAAGTGCGGGAGAAGCGCGGGTTGTGCTACGCCGTGCACGCCGCGTATACGCCCGAGCGTGAAGCCGGTTGGGTGTCGGCCTACGTCGGCACCACGCCCGATCGGGCCGCCGAGTCGCTCGAGGTGCTCCAGGCCGAGTTGAACCGGATCGCCACGAGCGAGGGGGCGCCGACGGCCGAGGAGTTCGAGCGGGCCCGCGTGGGCCTGAAGTCGCGGATCGTCTTCGGCGGCGAGTCGACCTCGGCGCGGGCCGGAGCCCTTGCCAATGACTACCGGAAGCTGGCACGCTGTCGATCTCTGGAGGAGCGGGTTGCCGAAATCGACGCGGTGACGCTCGATTCGCTGCGGGACTACCTCGCGGGCTTTGACCGCGGCAATCCAACGATCCTAACCCTCGGGCCGTCGCTGACCGCCCAAGAAGCTAAGGCGGAGGCCTGA
- the dapB gene encoding 4-hydroxy-tetrahydrodipicolinate reductase → MSRPISILLVGASGALGSRIDALATGDDCFDVVARIDREHPHAHACDLARQNHEILVDFSHFGAIPDSIALARDRAAPLLVGTTGLEQEHLDALAELSTSVPVLVAPNTSVGCVVLIHTVQKIARALGENFFPSIAEWHRSGKVDAPSGTANALRAEIEKASDGASRFGSMSVASVRAGGIVGEHVVRFDGPDETFELSHTAHSRDLFARGALRAAAWLVDQKPGRYDMTDVLGLASEKG, encoded by the coding sequence ATGTCACGACCCATCTCCATCCTGCTCGTGGGCGCCTCGGGCGCTCTTGGTTCGCGCATCGATGCGCTCGCCACCGGCGATGATTGCTTCGACGTCGTCGCGCGCATCGACCGCGAGCATCCGCATGCCCACGCGTGCGACCTCGCGCGCCAGAATCACGAAATTCTCGTGGATTTCTCGCATTTTGGCGCGATTCCCGATTCGATCGCGCTTGCCAGAGATCGCGCTGCGCCGTTGCTGGTTGGCACCACCGGGCTCGAGCAGGAGCACCTTGACGCGCTTGCCGAGTTGTCGACGAGCGTGCCCGTGCTGGTCGCGCCAAACACCTCCGTCGGGTGCGTCGTGCTCATCCACACGGTCCAGAAAATCGCCCGCGCGCTGGGCGAAAATTTTTTTCCGTCAATTGCAGAATGGCACCGTTCGGGGAAGGTCGATGCCCCTTCGGGCACCGCCAATGCGCTGCGGGCGGAGATCGAAAAGGCATCGGACGGCGCTTCCCGGTTTGGTTCAATGAGCGTCGCATCGGTGCGCGCAGGGGGCATCGTGGGCGAGCACGTCGTCCGATTCGATGGTCCCGATGAGACGTTCGAACTCTCGCACACGGCGCACTCGAGGGACCTGTTCGCGCGCGGTGCGCTGCGTGCCGCGGCATGGCTCGTCGACCAGAAGCCCGGCCGTTACGACATGACCGACGTGCTCGGACTGGCATCCGAGAAGGGATAA
- a CDS encoding amidohydrolase family protein, translating into MREAHAHVLAHGRAMDMVQLDACATAQDMLDAIADAAIGRDVVLAHGARPESWVEPGWPTLDELDHASPEASVAAWCFDYHAIMVNSNAMSTIGIDVSSPDPQGGQIGRKPDGTLSGVLYEAAAGLAWKQLEPKGVDPTALLRAIEHLTTHGFTHVHDLKSQPDLGPALAGLQRPHAFELSLYPLVQDLPEALKTRHDWQSDQIRLAGGKIFVDGTLNSRTAWMLHPFADGRAEHPSGMQLMSDKQIEDAIRLCMSEGLQLAAHAIGDAAVRAVLDATERARAPRGTVRIEHAEVIDEADVPRFAELGVIASVQPCHLLYDIEALRRACPDRLDRVLPLRELIDSGLKPGRDILFGSDTPIVRPDPEDSILAATNRGRANMRLEDGIAPGQAISQAEAWACFDADA; encoded by the coding sequence ATGCGGGAAGCGCACGCGCACGTGTTGGCGCACGGTCGAGCCATGGACATGGTGCAACTGGACGCCTGCGCCACCGCACAGGACATGCTCGACGCCATCGCCGATGCGGCCATCGGGCGCGACGTGGTGCTCGCGCACGGAGCTCGGCCTGAATCATGGGTCGAGCCGGGTTGGCCGACGCTCGATGAGCTCGACCACGCCAGCCCGGAAGCAAGCGTTGCGGCGTGGTGCTTCGACTACCACGCCATCATGGTGAATTCCAACGCGATGTCGACCATCGGCATCGATGTCAGTAGTCCGGATCCGCAGGGAGGCCAGATCGGGAGGAAGCCCGACGGAACCCTCTCGGGCGTGCTTTATGAGGCCGCTGCCGGCCTGGCGTGGAAGCAACTCGAACCGAAGGGCGTCGACCCAACGGCACTGCTCCGGGCCATCGAGCACCTCACGACGCATGGCTTCACCCATGTGCATGACTTGAAGTCCCAGCCCGACCTCGGCCCTGCGCTCGCGGGGCTGCAACGACCGCACGCCTTCGAACTCTCGCTGTACCCCCTGGTCCAGGACCTCCCCGAAGCCCTCAAGACTCGGCACGACTGGCAGTCCGACCAGATCCGCCTCGCGGGTGGCAAGATCTTCGTCGACGGCACGCTCAACAGCCGCACGGCATGGATGCTCCACCCCTTCGCCGATGGCCGGGCCGAACATCCGTCGGGCATGCAGCTCATGAGCGACAAGCAGATCGAGGACGCCATCCGGCTGTGCATGAGCGAGGGACTGCAACTGGCCGCCCACGCCATCGGCGATGCCGCCGTGCGGGCGGTGCTCGACGCCACCGAGCGGGCGCGGGCGCCGAGGGGCACCGTGCGCATCGAGCACGCCGAGGTGATCGACGAGGCCGACGTACCACGGTTCGCCGAGCTTGGCGTCATCGCCAGCGTGCAGCCGTGCCACCTTCTGTATGACATCGAGGCATTGCGGCGGGCCTGCCCAGATCGGCTAGACCGCGTGCTGCCGCTGCGGGAGTTGATCGACAGCGGCCTGAAGCCCGGCCGCGACATCCTCTTCGGCAGCGATACGCCCATCGTGCGGCCCGACCCCGAAGACTCGATCCTCGCGGCGACCAATCGCGGGCGGGCGAATATGCGTCTTGAGGACGGCATCGCACCGGGGCAAGCGATCTCGCAGGCCGAGGCGTGGGCGTGCTTTGACGCGGATGCGTAG
- a CDS encoding excinuclease ABC subunit UvrB: MPPRPFEIVSSFKPMGDQPAAIEALTKRLESGADAATLLGATGTGKTFTMANVVQRLGKPTLIISHNKTLAAQLYEELKEFLPHNSVNYFVSYYDYYQPEAYIPQRDIYIEKDASRNEDLDQLRLAATSNILSRRDTVVVASVSCIFGLGSPEAYGDKVLTFSKGVRVDRRQLLASLTAMQYKRSDYEFSRGRFRARGDVIEVWPASEKFAVRLDLFGDELDRLELINPTSGEVLDEAEIFHLFPAVHYVLPEEKIESICDDISRELDARVLELRSEGKLLEAQRLLARTKYDLDLLRETGSCPGVENYSRFFDGRMPGERPFTLLDYFDYAPRPEMGEARMMPRAESSDPLVRRDDERRAKRPNIDDWLIIIDESHVTLPQIRAMFNGDRMRKETLVDHGFRLSSALDNRPMRFEEFERMAPQLMFVSATPGPYELERTGGEIAEQVIRPTGLLDPGVEVKPADGQVPDLLEECKAAVARGDRVLVTALTKRLCEDLATYLDQNDLRTRYLHSDIETLERLEIITDLREGAFDVLVGVNLLREGLDLPEVALVAILDADKEGFLRSPTSLIQLMGRAARNVNGRVVMYADKVTPGMRDALDETDRRREKQTAYNEKMGITPATIKKEIRRGIEMQLRARKTAREAAGSAEEAFDIAELMRELEAEMLEAAQSLEFEKAARLRDQARKLKERLAQGDTAKVRRSELDEGKQKKRQRRGKAGKPGTPGSKPTRRKKRTS, from the coding sequence ATGCCCCCCCGCCCGTTCGAAATCGTCAGTAGCTTCAAGCCCATGGGCGACCAGCCCGCGGCGATCGAGGCGCTCACGAAGCGGCTGGAGTCCGGGGCCGACGCGGCCACGCTGCTTGGGGCCACCGGCACGGGCAAGACCTTCACGATGGCCAACGTCGTGCAGCGGCTGGGCAAGCCCACGCTGATCATCAGCCACAACAAGACGCTGGCGGCCCAGCTCTACGAGGAGCTCAAGGAGTTCCTGCCGCACAACAGCGTGAACTACTTCGTCAGCTACTACGATTACTACCAGCCCGAGGCGTACATCCCCCAGCGGGACATTTACATCGAAAAAGACGCCAGCCGCAACGAGGACCTCGACCAACTCCGCCTGGCCGCGACGAGCAACATCCTCAGCCGACGTGACACCGTCGTCGTCGCCAGCGTGTCGTGCATCTTTGGTCTGGGGTCGCCCGAGGCGTACGGCGACAAGGTGCTGACCTTCAGCAAGGGCGTTCGCGTCGATCGACGGCAGCTCCTGGCCAGCCTGACGGCCATGCAGTACAAGCGCAGCGACTACGAGTTCAGCCGCGGCCGCTTCCGCGCGCGCGGGGACGTCATAGAGGTCTGGCCGGCGTCCGAGAAGTTCGCCGTCAGGCTCGACCTGTTCGGCGACGAACTCGACCGGCTGGAGTTGATCAATCCCACCAGCGGCGAGGTGCTCGACGAGGCGGAGATCTTCCACCTCTTCCCGGCGGTCCACTACGTGCTGCCCGAGGAGAAGATCGAGAGCATCTGCGACGACATCTCCAGGGAACTCGATGCACGCGTTCTCGAGCTGCGCAGCGAGGGCAAGCTGCTCGAGGCTCAGCGCCTGCTGGCCCGCACCAAGTACGACCTGGACCTGCTCCGCGAGACCGGGAGCTGCCCGGGCGTGGAGAACTACAGCCGGTTCTTCGACGGACGCATGCCCGGCGAGCGGCCGTTCACGCTGCTGGACTACTTCGATTATGCGCCCCGGCCGGAGATGGGCGAGGCCCGCATGATGCCCAGGGCCGAATCGAGCGATCCACTCGTACGGCGCGACGACGAGCGGCGTGCGAAGCGGCCCAACATCGACGACTGGCTGATCATCATCGACGAAAGCCACGTGACCCTGCCGCAGATCCGCGCGATGTTCAACGGTGATCGCATGCGGAAGGAAACGCTGGTCGACCACGGCTTCCGCCTGAGCAGCGCCCTCGACAACCGGCCCATGCGGTTCGAGGAATTCGAGCGGATGGCGCCGCAGCTCATGTTCGTGAGCGCCACGCCGGGGCCCTACGAGCTCGAACGCACGGGCGGGGAGATCGCCGAACAGGTCATCCGGCCCACGGGCCTGCTCGATCCGGGCGTGGAGGTCAAGCCCGCCGATGGACAGGTGCCTGATCTGCTCGAAGAGTGCAAGGCCGCCGTCGCGCGCGGCGATCGCGTCCTTGTCACCGCCCTGACCAAGCGCCTATGCGAGGACCTTGCCACCTACCTCGACCAGAACGACCTGAGGACGCGGTATCTGCACAGCGATATCGAGACGCTCGAGCGGCTGGAGATCATCACCGATCTGCGCGAGGGCGCCTTCGACGTCTTGGTGGGCGTCAACCTGCTGCGCGAGGGCCTCGACCTGCCCGAGGTGGCGCTGGTGGCGATCCTGGACGCCGACAAGGAGGGCTTCCTGCGCAGCCCGACGAGCCTGATCCAGCTCATGGGCCGGGCAGCGCGGAACGTCAACGGCCGCGTGGTCATGTACGCCGACAAGGTCACCCCGGGCATGCGCGACGCCCTGGACGAGACCGACCGCCGCCGCGAGAAGCAGACTGCCTACAACGAGAAGATGGGCATCACGCCCGCGACGATCAAGAAGGAGATCCGCCGCGGCATCGAAATGCAGCTCCGCGCCCGCAAGACCGCACGCGAGGCGGCCGGCAGCGCCGAAGAGGCCTTCGACATTGCCGAACTCATGCGCGAACTGGAGGCCGAGATGCTCGAGGCGGCCCAGTCGCTGGAGTTCGAGAAGGCCGCCCGGCTGCGCGACCAGGCGCGCAAGCTCAAGGAACGCCTGGCCCAGGGCGACACGGCCAAGGTCCGCCGCAGCGAGTTGGACGAGGGCAAGCAGAAGAAGCGTCAGCGACGCGGTAAGGCCGGCAAGCCCGGCACCCCCGGCAGCAAGCCCACGCGGCGCAAGAAGCGGACTTCCTGA
- a CDS encoding NAD(P)H-hydrate dehydratase — MTGKLPRPRLPARPNAGHKGDFGRVAVVGGCALAHTRMLGAPALAAHAATRSGAGLVQLVCPEGVLNEALGISAHATGRSLPTDARGALLASEAVAVLDTVLEEADALVIGPGLGRGSGPAALALRAIQQKAMPVVIDADAINELAQTPQLALDFHAPAVVTPHPGEFARLADALGMDANATDDTRRPAAAEALAQRLGCVVVLKGARTVVSDGIQTWSDETADSALATGGTGDVLAGLLGGLIAQHARPVMHELARAKLGERVKHMGDDGKLTLFEIARCAVVAHAHAARLWRESHHADAGLTPMELAEALPEAVTALRG; from the coding sequence ATGACCGGAAAGCTGCCCCGTCCCCGGCTCCCCGCGCGCCCGAATGCGGGCCACAAGGGCGACTTCGGACGCGTCGCCGTGGTCGGCGGGTGCGCGCTGGCGCACACACGCATGCTCGGGGCTCCGGCCCTGGCGGCCCACGCGGCGACGCGGTCGGGCGCCGGGCTGGTGCAACTGGTGTGCCCCGAGGGCGTGCTGAACGAAGCGCTGGGGATCTCGGCCCATGCCACCGGTCGATCGCTGCCGACCGATGCGCGCGGCGCCTTGCTCGCCAGCGAGGCGGTTGCCGTGCTCGACACCGTGCTCGAAGAAGCCGATGCGCTGGTCATCGGGCCGGGGCTGGGCCGTGGTTCAGGGCCCGCGGCGCTGGCGCTACGAGCCATCCAACAGAAGGCCATGCCCGTGGTGATCGATGCCGACGCGATCAACGAACTGGCCCAGACGCCCCAACTCGCCCTGGACTTCCACGCGCCGGCGGTCGTCACGCCGCACCCAGGCGAATTCGCCCGCCTGGCCGACGCCCTGGGCATGGACGCCAACGCCACCGACGACACCCGGCGTCCCGCTGCCGCCGAGGCGCTCGCACAACGCCTGGGCTGCGTCGTGGTGCTGAAGGGCGCCCGCACCGTCGTCAGCGACGGCATCCAGACCTGGAGCGACGAGACTGCCGACTCGGCTCTTGCGACCGGTGGCACGGGCGACGTGCTCGCGGGCCTCCTTGGCGGACTCATCGCCCAGCATGCACGGCCCGTGATGCACGAACTGGCCCGAGCGAAGCTTGGCGAGCGTGTGAAGCACATGGGCGACGACGGCAAGCTCACGCTCTTCGAGATCGCCCGCTGCGCCGTCGTGGCCCACGCCCACGCGGCCCGCCTCTGGCGAGAGAGCCATCACGCCGACGCCGGGCTGACGCCGATGGAACTTGCCGAAGCACTGCCCGAAGCGGTTACGGCGCTGCGCGGCTAG
- a CDS encoding transglutaminase family protein — protein sequence MLRVVAMVGVVLALAASAAAQTRWYVVKLRGEPAGWMTIERSQAGDLITTTTAMRVAVGRQGAIVVTAFESEVVESTHGNLHGMRRRIEGDRDEVTAWRFDGRTVRVEDDGQATTEPAPEGVYVGPDAERRYLAERIAAGDATISTQVADPLSGLDPVPTRRTRTGEESIDVLGEPIKAVRFETRRGDEERVVHEWLDAQGHLVRAVTSIGAVSQEIVLSDEATARRALASPPDLIDATRVTASRAIRGHQRVRSAIFVLRGEDVPALTTGPQEAQRLEGGAVRVTIDLNDSGPAAQIDEQARQRYLAATPLLEIDDALVRELAERATRQLPPAATARAQGEALRSFVHRYITSKNLDVALASAATVARDRSGDCTEHATLLAAMLRARGIPSRLVAGLSYETAAPGAPPAFVYHVWVQALVEHDDDARWLDLDATQRLRPRHAAQIALSVSDGADANDLWRELVPTLGALTIDVEATR from the coding sequence ATGCTCCGCGTGGTGGCCATGGTGGGCGTTGTACTTGCGTTGGCGGCCAGCGCCGCCGCCCAGACTCGGTGGTACGTCGTCAAGCTCCGCGGCGAGCCCGCCGGATGGATGACCATCGAGCGCAGCCAGGCCGGGGACCTGATCACCACGACCACGGCGATGCGCGTGGCGGTGGGGCGGCAGGGGGCGATCGTCGTCACGGCATTCGAGAGCGAGGTCGTCGAGTCCACCCACGGCAACCTCCACGGCATGCGCCGCCGCATCGAGGGCGACCGCGACGAGGTCACGGCGTGGCGCTTCGACGGCCGCACCGTGCGGGTCGAGGACGACGGACAGGCCACGACCGAGCCGGCGCCCGAGGGCGTCTACGTCGGGCCGGATGCCGAGCGCCGATACCTGGCCGAGCGCATCGCCGCGGGCGATGCGACCATCAGCACGCAGGTGGCCGACCCGCTCAGCGGGCTCGACCCGGTGCCGACGCGGCGCACACGCACGGGCGAAGAGTCCATCGACGTGCTGGGCGAGCCGATCAAGGCCGTGCGCTTCGAGACCCGGCGCGGCGATGAGGAGCGGGTGGTGCACGAGTGGCTCGACGCCCAGGGCCACCTCGTGCGTGCCGTGACGTCGATCGGCGCGGTTTCCCAGGAAATCGTGCTGAGCGACGAGGCGACGGCCCGGCGGGCGCTGGCCAGCCCGCCCGACCTCATCGACGCCACGCGCGTGACGGCTTCGAGAGCCATTCGTGGGCACCAGCGCGTGCGTTCGGCTATCTTCGTCCTCCGCGGCGAAGACGTCCCCGCATTGACCACCGGCCCGCAAGAAGCCCAGCGACTCGAAGGCGGCGCCGTCCGCGTAACGATCGATCTGAACGACTCGGGACCGGCGGCGCAAATCGACGAGCAGGCCCGACAGCGATATCTCGCGGCCACGCCGCTGCTGGAGATCGACGACGCGCTCGTACGTGAGCTGGCCGAGCGGGCAACCCGTCAGTTGCCGCCCGCCGCGACCGCCCGGGCGCAGGGCGAGGCGTTGCGTTCGTTCGTGCACCGCTACATCACCAGCAAGAACCTCGACGTAGCGCTGGCCAGCGCCGCGACGGTGGCGCGTGACCGTTCGGGCGACTGCACCGAGCACGCGACGCTGCTGGCGGCCATGCTTCGTGCTCGCGGTATTCCCTCGAGGCTCGTGGCGGGGCTGAGCTACGAAACGGCCGCCCCCGGGGCGCCGCCGGCGTTCGTGTATCATGTGTGGGTGCAGGCGCTGGTCGAGCACGACGATGACGCGCGATGGCTCGACCTGGACGCTACCCAGCGGCTTCGCCCCAGGCACGCGGCGCAGATCGCCCTCTCGGTTTCCGACGGCGCCGACGCGAACGACTTGTGGAGAGAACTGGTGCCCACGCTCGGCGCGCTGACGATCGACGTGGAGGCGACGCGATGA
- a CDS encoding TatD family hydrolase: MIDTHCHLTFPQFEGRVPEELAEAARHGVAGCITISTTPSNALACLDLAQRHPNVWCSAGIHPLYAAEGPFDFTPLRHCIAQDRCVAWGELGMDNHYSDPPRSLQEPVLMEQLALIREIDQEGTAGAGKPVVLHCREAFDDLIPILKDSGIAGERFVFHCFTAGPSEARQVLDLGAMISFTGVATYKNAPEVMEAAVLTPADRIMVETDAPYLSPQPVRGERPCRPWMVSLTAKLIAKARGESLEDFARATDANAERFFGVRTRFE, encoded by the coding sequence GTGATCGATACGCATTGCCACCTGACGTTTCCGCAGTTCGAGGGCCGCGTGCCCGAGGAATTGGCCGAGGCCGCACGCCACGGCGTGGCCGGCTGCATCACCATCAGCACCACGCCCTCGAATGCCCTGGCCTGCCTGGACCTGGCCCAGCGCCATCCGAACGTCTGGTGCAGCGCGGGCATCCATCCCCTGTACGCCGCCGAAGGCCCCTTCGATTTCACCCCCTTGCGGCACTGCATCGCCCAGGACCGATGCGTGGCCTGGGGCGAGTTGGGCATGGACAACCACTACAGCGACCCGCCGCGTTCGCTGCAGGAGCCCGTGCTCATGGAGCAGCTCGCGCTCATCCGCGAGATCGATCAGGAGGGCACGGCCGGCGCCGGCAAGCCCGTCGTGCTGCACTGCCGCGAGGCCTTCGACGACCTGATCCCGATCCTCAAGGACAGCGGCATCGCGGGCGAGCGTTTCGTCTTCCATTGCTTTACGGCCGGACCGAGCGAAGCCAGGCAGGTGCTCGATCTTGGCGCCATGATCAGCTTCACCGGCGTGGCGACGTACAAGAACGCCCCCGAGGTCATGGAAGCCGCGGTGCTCACGCCCGCCGACCGCATCATGGTCGAAACCGATGCGCCCTATCTGAGCCCCCAGCCGGTCCGCGGCGAGCGGCCCTGCCGGCCGTGGATGGTCTCGCTGACGGCCAAGCTCATCGCGAAGGCGCGGGGCGAATCGCTCGAAGACTTCGCACGCGCGACCGATGCGAATGCCGAACGGTTCTTCGGCGTGCGCACGCGTTTCGAATGA
- a CDS encoding ferritin-like domain-containing protein, translated as MKIDSLEKLYVHELKDLHSAETQILDALPTMIKEATDVELKKALEAHRKETEEHLARVDRLFVNLDYEPGGHKCKGIEGLLKEGQETLAETEDEDVRNAAIIASCQRVEHYEMAAYGVARAFASKLGRHDDAEVLTTTLEEEGAADRTLTNLAEQRINFAARTS; from the coding sequence ATGAAGATCGACAGCCTCGAGAAGCTCTACGTCCACGAACTCAAGGACCTGCACAGCGCCGAGACGCAGATCCTCGACGCGCTGCCCACGATGATCAAAGAAGCCACCGACGTGGAGCTCAAGAAGGCGCTGGAGGCCCACCGCAAGGAGACCGAGGAGCACCTGGCCCGCGTGGACAGGCTGTTCGTCAACCTCGACTACGAGCCGGGCGGGCACAAGTGCAAGGGCATCGAAGGCCTGCTCAAGGAAGGCCAGGAGACCCTCGCCGAGACCGAGGACGAGGACGTGCGCAACGCCGCCATCATCGCCAGCTGCCAGCGCGTCGAGCACTATGAGATGGCCGCCTACGGCGTGGCCCGCGCCTTCGCCAGCAAGCTGGGCCGCCACGACGACGCCGAGGTGCTGACGACCACGCTCGAGGAAGAGGGCGCGGCCGATCGCACGCTCACCAACCTGGCCGAGCAGCGCATCAACTTCGCCGCCCGCACGAGCTGA
- a CDS encoding FKBP-type peptidyl-prolyl cis-trans isomerase N-terminal domain-containing protein, whose protein sequence is MKNARTSAAVLGIGLAAALVGVAVVHAAPKADARPLQQDQAQNPQRVGQADADAVAYAIGYFLGDEVRAGLESDGITLDNARIVEGFSTGVTSRAPEVDAQAMDDALAAAHQVVEERIVERRLQNDADFKALHDRNLERSEAFHARFKSQPGAVTLPSGAQYRVIESGDGPAVGDAARVVVTFRGALLDGRVFTEGEAVEIELADLTPGVRELIRSMSAGDWWQLAVPPALAYGAFGKPEMGVGPNETLIGDVKLLEVR, encoded by the coding sequence ATGAAGAACGCTCGAACTTCCGCGGCGGTGCTGGGCATCGGCCTGGCCGCGGCGCTCGTCGGCGTGGCCGTCGTGCACGCGGCGCCCAAGGCCGACGCCCGTCCGTTGCAGCAGGACCAGGCCCAGAACCCCCAGCGCGTCGGCCAGGCCGATGCCGACGCGGTCGCCTACGCCATCGGCTACTTCCTGGGCGACGAGGTGCGCGCCGGGCTCGAGAGCGACGGCATCACGCTCGACAACGCCCGCATCGTCGAGGGCTTCTCGACGGGGGTCACGAGTCGGGCGCCCGAGGTCGACGCCCAGGCGATGGACGACGCCCTGGCGGCAGCCCACCAGGTCGTCGAAGAGCGCATCGTCGAGCGTCGCCTGCAGAACGACGCCGACTTCAAGGCCCTGCACGACCGCAACCTGGAGCGCAGCGAGGCCTTCCACGCCAGGTTCAAGAGCCAGCCCGGCGCCGTCACGCTGCCCAGCGGGGCCCAGTATCGGGTGATCGAATCGGGCGACGGCCCGGCGGTGGGCGATGCGGCCAGGGTCGTCGTGACGTTCCGCGGCGCCCTTCTTGACGGCCGCGTGTTCACCGAGGGAGAAGCCGTCGAGATCGAACTGGCCGACCTGACCCCCGGCGTGCGCGAGCTGATCCGCTCGATGTCCGCCGGCGACTGGTGGCAACTGGCCGTGCCCCCCGCGCTGGCCTACGGGGCCTTCGGCAAGCCCGAGATGGGCGTGGGGCCCAACGAGACCCTGATCGGCGACGTCAAGCTGCTGGAGGTGCGCTGA